A genomic stretch from Engraulis encrasicolus isolate BLACKSEA-1 chromosome 12, IST_EnEncr_1.0, whole genome shotgun sequence includes:
- the LOC134459379 gene encoding eIF5-mimic protein 2-A translates to MNNQKQQKPTLTGQRFKTRKRDEKERFDPTQFQESIVQGLNQSGRDLEAVAKFLDASGAKLDYRRYAETLFDILVAGGMLAPGGTLSDDVTRTDYCLFTANEDLETMQAYAQVFNKLIRRYKYLEKGFEEEIKKLLLFLKGFTESERNKLAMLTGILLANGNISASILNSLYNENLVKEGVSAAFAVKLFKSWINEKDINSVAGSLRKVGMDNRLMELFPANKRSCEHFSKYFTDAGLKELSDFARNQQSIGARKELQKELQEQMSRGDNFKDIITYVREEMTKTNISEQSMIGIVWSSVMSSVEWNKKEELVTEQAIKHLKQYSPLLNAFTSQGQSEITLLLKIQEYCYDNIHFMNSFQKIVVLLYKADVLSEEAILKWYTEAHMAKGKSVFLEQMKKFVEWLKNAEEESESDEEEGD, encoded by the exons ATGAATAATCAAAAGCAGCAAAAGCCAACGCTAACCGGCCAGCGTTTTAAGACTCGGAAAAGAG ATGAAAAGGAGAGATTTGATCCTACTCAGTTTCAAGAAAGTATTGTACAAGGCTTGAATCAATCTGGCAGAGATTTGGAGGCTGTGGCAAAATTCCTTGATGCCTCTGGCGCCAAGCTCGACTACCGCCGCTATGCTGAGACTCTCTTCGACATCCTGGTGGCCGGTGGCATGctgg CCCCAGGTGGCACTTTGTCGGATGACGTGACCCGCACGGATTACTGTCTGTTCACTGCAAACGAAGACCTGGAAACCATGCAGGCTTATGCACAG GTTTTTAACAAGTTGATCAGGCGTTACAAGTACCTGGAGAAGGGGTTCGAGGAGGAGATCAAGAAG TTGCTGCTGTTTCTGAAGGGGTTCACCGAGTCTGAGCGGAACAAGTTGGCCATGCTCACCGGCATCCTGCTGGCCAACGGGAACATCTCCGCCTCCATCCTGAACAGTCTCTACAACGAGAACCTCGTCAAGgaag GCGTTTCCGCTGCATTCGCGGTGAAACTCTTCAAATCTTGGATCAACGAGAAGGACATCAACTCAGTCGCAGGCAGCCTCCGTAAGGTTGGCATGGACAACCGTCTGATG GAGCTTTTCCCGGCCAACAAGCGAAGCTGCGAGCACTTCTCGAAGTACTTCACGGACGCCGGGCTGAAGGAGCTGTCCGACTTCGCCCGCAACCAGCAGAGCATCGGGGCCCGCAAGGAACtgcagaaggagctgcaggagcagaTGTCCCGCGGGGATAACTTCAAAGAC ATCATAACCTATGTGAGGGAGGAGATGACAAAGACCAACATCTCGGAGCAGTCGATGATCGGCATCGTGTGGAGCAGCGTCATGAGCTCCGTAGAGTGGAATAAGAAGGAGGAGCTGGTCACAGAACAAGCCATCAAACACCTGAAG CAATACAGTCCTCTCCTGAACGCCTTCACCTCCCAGGGTCAGTCTGAGATCACCCTCCTGCTGAAGATCCAGGAGTATTGCTACGACAACATCCACTTCATGAACTCCTTCCAGAAGATCGTCGTGCTCCTCTACAAAG CGGATGTTCTGAGCGAGGAAGCCATTTTGAAGTGGTATACAGAAGCCCACATGGCCAAGGGCAAGAGTGTGTTCCTGGAACAGATGAAGAAATTTGTGGAATGGCTGAAAAACGCTGAAGAGG AATCTGAGTctgatgaggaagagggggactAA